One window of the Glycocaulis alkaliphilus genome contains the following:
- the wecB gene encoding non-hydrolyzing UDP-N-acetylglucosamine 2-epimerase, with the protein MRVLVVLGTRPEAIKLAPVIEAMRADPDIEPILVSTGQHREMVATALDWFGITPDHDLAIMTPNQTLTDVVTQAMKGLDGLILEHKPDAVVAQGDTATVFAAALAAFHRQIPFGHVEAGLRTYDLEHPFPEEGYRQLVSRITRWHFCPTQRAATAVRDEKGQGIVHIVGNTVVDALLSTAERVKQTNVTARDRRYVLITGHRRENHGAAFDALFGALARLAEMNPDVDFIYPVHLNPNVQKAARAHLGGKANIQLTEPVSYPEIVRLMLGAAVICTDSGGIQEEAPSFGVPVLVMRQTTERQEAVDAGVCELVGNNPERMVERAHELLAHPERFTARDTPNPFGDGLASKRICDVLTGRDYVPFQP; encoded by the coding sequence ATGAGGGTTCTGGTAGTTCTGGGCACGCGGCCCGAGGCGATTAAGCTTGCCCCGGTGATCGAAGCGATGCGCGCAGATCCCGATATCGAGCCGATCCTCGTTTCGACCGGGCAGCACCGCGAGATGGTCGCCACGGCGCTCGACTGGTTCGGCATTACGCCGGACCATGACCTGGCAATCATGACGCCCAACCAGACACTGACCGACGTTGTCACGCAGGCAATGAAGGGGCTGGACGGGCTGATCCTGGAGCACAAGCCTGATGCCGTGGTGGCGCAAGGCGATACGGCAACCGTTTTTGCCGCTGCGCTGGCTGCATTCCACCGCCAGATCCCGTTTGGTCACGTCGAAGCGGGTTTGCGGACCTACGATCTTGAACACCCCTTCCCGGAAGAGGGCTACCGGCAACTGGTCAGCCGGATCACCCGTTGGCATTTCTGTCCCACGCAGCGTGCGGCCACTGCCGTTCGAGACGAAAAGGGGCAGGGTATTGTGCATATTGTCGGCAACACGGTTGTCGATGCGCTGCTGAGCACGGCTGAACGGGTGAAGCAGACGAACGTGACGGCGCGCGACCGGCGCTATGTCCTCATCACGGGGCACCGGCGCGAAAATCACGGGGCGGCGTTTGACGCCCTGTTTGGCGCGCTGGCGCGTCTGGCCGAAATGAACCCGGACGTGGACTTCATCTACCCGGTTCACCTCAACCCGAATGTTCAAAAGGCGGCGCGGGCCCATCTTGGCGGCAAGGCGAACATCCAGCTAACTGAGCCGGTGAGCTATCCCGAGATTGTTCGCCTGATGCTGGGGGCCGCGGTCATCTGCACGGACTCCGGCGGCATCCAGGAGGAGGCCCCCAGCTTTGGTGTGCCGGTGCTGGTGATGCGCCAGACCACAGAGCGCCAGGAAGCGGTGGACGCCGGGGTGTGCGAACTGGTTGGCAACAACCCGGAGCGGATGGTTGAACGGGCCCACGAATTGCTTGCTCATCCGGAACGTTTCACGGCGCGCGATACGCCCAATCCGTTCGGAGACGGGCTGGCGTCAAAACGCATTTGTGATGTGTTGACCGGACGCGATTACGTGCCCTTCCAGCCATAA
- a CDS encoding glycosyltransferase family 4 protein: MSDKVMETVPDAPDGFAATAHSKGERAALVCAQPGSKVPAALAKAGFAVSLWSPDSGQALADIANSGALFELIVTVAPKKGDVFFDVGGRAFARLADRMLQEDGRLALLAPGIAEEHAPRLSNRFQPVDAPVALAPLLPELYWLAPLSRWQVQDRLETTQISVESLLGRMQSAEIRARKAEVRLNEVDQLSRGLAADVIALNQAVLALSSAQDSVGRNVMVRLGGVVRTLRNRFRQTAVNPPADGAAARAALFAGAPAPEKDGAPVLVSPPYGPILPVDRARVRAFARSQISAGKMRELEEWLDRLGEGRPDYARSALYGYAAAAAGALRNIDVQRELLSKAIDIYASPSHMVEMARFLTRRGEVIEARALIERLRAREDAQGREDVLKVAQLIDKKFLWENAEGELARLGAPGESAFEPDSGKAIYFLHNALPYASAGYATRSHGICLGLIKAGVQVVPATRPGFPHDLDLGPSVPEVIPPTLEIDGVTYVYNTVFGRPEHTEPEYIHKTADEFEKLIRQVRPAVVHAASNYMTGFPALIAARRCGVPFIYEARGFWEITRASREPAFRRSSQFRGMARLEAVCAREADAAITLTSAMKDELIERGVDEAQITLVHNSVDAARFLPQARDEALAAKLGVPAGVPVIGYIGSHVIYEGLDDLIDACARLRGKGIDFRLLLVGDGKETPDLIYRAEKAGLGDTFIAPGRVPHEEVEAYYSLVDIAPFPRKPWEVCEVVSPLKPFEAMAMEKAVIVSDVRALAEIVEHEERGLQFAKGSTQALADALERLILDPALRARLGAEARRWVLAHRTWDVAGARVADVYRKVLTDRGR; encoded by the coding sequence ATGAGCGACAAGGTTATGGAAACAGTTCCGGACGCACCCGATGGTTTCGCGGCCACGGCCCATTCAAAGGGTGAGCGCGCCGCGCTGGTATGCGCCCAGCCGGGCAGTAAGGTCCCTGCCGCGTTGGCCAAGGCAGGTTTCGCCGTTTCCCTGTGGTCGCCGGACAGCGGGCAGGCACTGGCGGATATCGCCAATTCCGGCGCCCTGTTCGAGCTGATTGTTACGGTGGCGCCGAAGAAGGGCGATGTGTTTTTTGACGTCGGCGGGCGTGCGTTTGCAAGGCTTGCTGACCGTATGCTGCAGGAAGATGGTAGGCTGGCTCTGCTTGCTCCCGGGATTGCCGAGGAGCACGCACCAAGGCTGTCCAATCGCTTCCAGCCCGTCGACGCCCCTGTGGCGCTGGCCCCGCTTCTGCCGGAGTTGTATTGGCTGGCTCCGCTCAGCCGCTGGCAAGTGCAAGATCGTCTGGAGACAACCCAGATATCGGTTGAGTCCCTCTTGGGACGGATGCAGAGCGCTGAAATCCGCGCCCGTAAGGCCGAGGTACGGCTCAATGAGGTCGATCAGCTCAGCCGCGGGCTGGCGGCGGACGTAATCGCTCTGAACCAGGCCGTGCTGGCACTCTCCTCTGCGCAGGACAGTGTGGGACGCAATGTGATGGTCAGGCTGGGCGGGGTGGTACGCACATTGCGCAACCGTTTCCGCCAGACGGCCGTCAACCCGCCTGCCGACGGCGCGGCCGCGCGCGCGGCCCTCTTTGCCGGGGCGCCGGCTCCGGAAAAAGACGGGGCGCCAGTGCTCGTCAGTCCGCCGTATGGGCCGATCTTGCCGGTTGACCGTGCCCGCGTTCGCGCGTTCGCGCGTTCACAGATCAGCGCCGGCAAGATGCGGGAGCTGGAAGAATGGCTGGACCGCCTCGGCGAGGGCCGGCCGGACTATGCGCGCTCGGCGCTCTACGGTTATGCCGCCGCCGCTGCCGGCGCGTTGCGCAATATAGATGTCCAGCGTGAGCTGTTGTCGAAGGCGATCGATATATATGCATCGCCGTCGCACATGGTGGAGATGGCCCGCTTCCTGACACGCCGGGGTGAGGTGATCGAGGCCCGCGCGCTGATCGAGCGGCTGCGTGCGCGCGAGGATGCGCAAGGCCGCGAGGACGTGCTGAAGGTTGCCCAGCTGATCGACAAGAAATTCCTCTGGGAAAACGCTGAAGGCGAGCTGGCGCGTCTTGGGGCGCCGGGCGAGTCTGCGTTCGAGCCTGATAGCGGGAAAGCCATTTACTTCCTGCACAACGCTCTGCCTTACGCCTCGGCAGGGTACGCTACGCGTAGCCATGGCATTTGCCTGGGGCTGATCAAGGCAGGCGTTCAAGTGGTTCCCGCTACACGGCCGGGTTTCCCGCACGATCTTGATCTCGGTCCGTCCGTTCCGGAGGTCATACCGCCGACTCTCGAGATTGATGGTGTGACCTATGTTTACAACACCGTGTTCGGCCGCCCCGAACACACCGAGCCGGAATACATCCACAAGACCGCCGACGAGTTTGAAAAGCTGATCCGCCAGGTGCGCCCTGCGGTGGTTCACGCTGCATCGAACTACATGACCGGCTTCCCGGCCCTGATCGCAGCACGCCGGTGCGGTGTGCCCTTCATCTATGAGGCGAGGGGGTTTTGGGAAATCACGCGCGCATCGCGCGAGCCGGCCTTCCGCCGCAGCTCCCAGTTCCGGGGCATGGCGCGGCTGGAGGCAGTCTGCGCGCGTGAAGCCGACGCGGCGATTACGCTGACCTCGGCCATGAAGGACGAGCTGATCGAGCGCGGCGTGGACGAGGCCCAGATCACGCTGGTTCACAATAGTGTGGATGCCGCCCGCTTCCTGCCGCAGGCGCGCGATGAAGCGCTGGCCGCGAAGCTGGGTGTGCCGGCGGGAGTGCCGGTCATCGGCTATATCGGGTCCCACGTGATCTATGAGGGTCTTGATGATCTGATCGATGCGTGCGCACGCCTGCGCGGCAAGGGGATCGATTTCCGGCTCCTGCTGGTCGGGGATGGCAAGGAAACGCCCGATCTGATCTACCGGGCCGAGAAAGCGGGGCTTGGCGACACATTCATCGCGCCGGGGCGGGTGCCCCACGAAGAGGTGGAGGCCTATTACTCGCTGGTCGACATCGCGCCTTTCCCGCGCAAACCCTGGGAGGTGTGCGAGGTCGTGTCGCCCCTGAAGCCATTTGAAGCCATGGCGATGGAAAAGGCCGTGATCGTGTCGGATGTGCGGGCGCTGGCCGAGATCGTGGAGCACGAGGAGCGCGGCCTGCAGTTTGCCAAGGGCTCGACCCAGGCTCTTGCCGATGCACTCGAGCGCCTGATCCTTGACCCGGCCTTGCGCGCACGTCTGGGCGCCGAGGCGCGCCGCTGGGTGCTGGCCCACCGCACCTGGGACGTGGCGGGCGCCCGCGTGGCAGACGTTTACCGCAAGGTGCTGACTGACAGGGGGCGGTAG
- a CDS encoding heparinase II/III domain-containing protein encodes METAIKRDMLFLLTVRPFGKTKRHGVMFRKGGEPVHLKPPIDWEQDPFNDRNWCFNLHALRAIDPALDKHLRTDKPQPLEYALKWILDWRRAQIEGTVSEFANHDMACGLRAARIAYVLQHAEVGGFPIKTHELNKLRALAGEHIAVLSDPDFLAHNNHALFQIVGLYAAGLAVGGEAGAAARALASEFLEDRTAKWFTPRGIHKEHSPEYHAFVTRELLRLPKALRTKRLSMLLKQADALTQKFVGAGNTLLPIGDTSTPQKFKVTDKTRSTVLAGKKVQLSDLSSDGYVMSKRSSESFIFHASAFSGVHKHADDLSFMWSDSVAPLFIDAGKYSYDKDELRQFIVSCRAHNTVSLASQLPAPDSIEWPESGTGIKDVVACDEDGLRLSGEVHRPSLFHQSRRLLYRPGVLIEIEDTVENFTRHAAESLLQIDGEASVKRIGRSTIIIKRGKTRVRVSWSGGRLHHYHGSTNPRYGWRSRTYRQLEPCHTLALRRSGRAVNLRWRIELKSIERHEKR; translated from the coding sequence ATGGAAACTGCAATTAAGCGCGACATGCTGTTCCTGCTTACTGTCCGGCCGTTTGGCAAGACAAAGCGGCACGGCGTTATGTTTCGCAAGGGTGGCGAACCTGTTCATCTCAAGCCGCCGATAGACTGGGAGCAGGACCCTTTCAACGATCGCAACTGGTGTTTCAATCTGCACGCGCTGAGGGCCATCGACCCCGCGCTGGACAAACACCTGCGAACGGACAAGCCGCAGCCACTTGAGTACGCATTGAAGTGGATACTCGACTGGAGGCGCGCACAAATCGAGGGGACGGTAAGCGAATTTGCCAACCATGACATGGCATGCGGGCTGCGCGCGGCGCGCATCGCTTACGTGTTACAGCATGCCGAAGTTGGTGGCTTTCCGATAAAGACGCATGAGCTGAACAAGTTACGGGCGCTGGCAGGCGAACACATAGCTGTGCTGAGCGACCCGGACTTTCTGGCGCACAATAATCACGCTCTGTTTCAGATCGTCGGGCTTTATGCGGCTGGCCTGGCCGTAGGGGGCGAGGCCGGAGCCGCCGCGCGAGCACTGGCGAGCGAGTTCCTCGAAGACAGGACGGCCAAATGGTTTACGCCGCGCGGAATCCATAAGGAGCATTCTCCAGAGTATCATGCGTTTGTAACGCGCGAATTGCTGCGCCTTCCCAAGGCGTTGCGTACCAAGCGGCTGTCGATGCTGCTGAAGCAGGCCGATGCGTTGACGCAGAAGTTTGTCGGCGCTGGAAATACCCTGCTCCCCATTGGGGACACCAGTACGCCTCAGAAGTTCAAAGTTACCGACAAGACGCGTTCGACCGTGCTTGCCGGAAAAAAGGTCCAGTTGTCGGATTTGTCGAGTGACGGCTACGTCATGTCCAAGCGCAGCTCTGAATCATTTATTTTCCATGCGTCTGCGTTCTCCGGTGTACACAAGCATGCGGATGACCTCTCATTCATGTGGTCTGACAGTGTGGCGCCATTATTTATTGATGCTGGAAAGTACAGTTATGACAAGGATGAGCTGCGGCAGTTCATTGTTTCATGCCGGGCGCACAATACTGTTTCGCTGGCCTCCCAGTTGCCTGCCCCGGATTCAATCGAGTGGCCGGAATCAGGGACCGGCATCAAGGACGTCGTAGCCTGTGATGAGGATGGTCTGCGGCTAAGCGGAGAAGTGCATCGTCCAAGCCTGTTCCACCAGTCAAGACGGTTGCTTTACCGGCCCGGCGTTCTCATCGAAATTGAAGACACGGTCGAAAACTTCACGCGGCACGCGGCGGAAAGTCTGTTGCAGATTGATGGCGAGGCAAGCGTCAAAAGGATCGGGCGATCAACCATCATCATAAAGCGTGGCAAGACCAGGGTCCGGGTGTCGTGGAGTGGTGGGAGGCTTCACCACTATCACGGCTCCACCAACCCTCGCTATGGTTGGCGGTCGCGAACGTACCGTCAGCTGGAGCCCTGCCATACACTTGCCTTGCGCCGCTCTGGCCGTGCAGTGAATTTGCGTTGGCGGATTGAGCTCAAATCCATCGAGCGGCACGAAAAGAGGTAG
- a CDS encoding nucleotide sugar dehydrogenase yields the protein MSDNKIVVIGLGYVGLPTAALMAKAGFDVHGVDINPDTLDALNAGRCPIGEPEVVQLVTDALASGRFKATSQPEAGDVFIICVPTPVTDDKKSDVSIVRAATRALAKHVKKGDLVILESTSPIGTTEFTVGEELAAQGFDIREDLDLCYCPERVFPGSTISEIVENDRIIGGLTPRAAERASAIYARFCTGPQLRTTSATAEFSKLMENTYRDVNIALANVFGHIAEAAGIDVNEVIALANRHPRVNVHTPGPGVGGHCIPVDPWFLIDGFPEETGLLLQSRNINDNQAARIWSRVKATGATIRKVAILGAAYRGNLDDARDTPAEYLIHALEADGVSYAVHDPYVSRFRLHGGREIPISANLEEALEGADAAIIMTDHSDYRGLGPQAFAGMAGAVVADGRSLVDRAALAAAQFTVIPVGAPQLDAK from the coding sequence ATGAGTGACAACAAAATCGTTGTAATCGGGCTCGGCTATGTCGGATTGCCCACAGCCGCCCTCATGGCCAAAGCCGGTTTTGATGTGCATGGCGTGGACATCAATCCTGATACGCTTGACGCGCTCAATGCCGGCCGCTGCCCGATCGGTGAACCCGAGGTTGTCCAGCTCGTGACGGATGCGCTGGCATCTGGCCGCTTCAAGGCCACCAGCCAGCCTGAGGCCGGTGACGTCTTTATCATCTGCGTGCCTACGCCCGTTACCGATGACAAGAAGTCCGATGTTTCCATTGTGCGCGCTGCTACACGCGCGCTGGCCAAGCACGTCAAAAAGGGCGATCTGGTCATTCTTGAGTCAACGAGCCCGATTGGCACGACTGAATTTACGGTCGGCGAAGAGCTGGCGGCGCAAGGGTTTGACATTCGTGAAGACCTTGACCTTTGCTACTGCCCCGAGCGTGTGTTTCCCGGCTCGACCATTTCAGAGATTGTCGAGAATGACCGGATCATCGGCGGCCTGACACCGCGCGCTGCTGAACGTGCCAGCGCCATTTATGCGCGCTTCTGTACAGGCCCCCAGCTGAGAACGACATCAGCAACGGCCGAGTTTTCCAAGCTGATGGAGAACACCTATCGGGACGTGAATATCGCGCTGGCCAATGTGTTTGGTCATATTGCCGAGGCTGCCGGGATTGACGTCAACGAGGTGATCGCGCTGGCCAACCGGCACCCGCGAGTGAACGTACACACGCCGGGGCCGGGTGTGGGCGGGCACTGTATTCCGGTTGATCCGTGGTTCCTGATTGACGGTTTCCCGGAAGAGACCGGATTGCTGCTCCAGTCGCGCAATATCAATGATAATCAGGCGGCCCGCATCTGGAGCCGGGTGAAGGCAACGGGTGCAACCATCCGCAAGGTCGCCATCCTGGGTGCAGCCTATCGCGGCAATCTGGATGATGCGCGTGACACGCCGGCCGAATACCTTATCCATGCGCTGGAGGCAGATGGCGTCAGCTATGCCGTACACGATCCGTATGTATCGCGGTTCCGGCTCCATGGCGGCCGGGAGATACCGATCAGCGCCAATCTGGAAGAAGCGCTGGAAGGGGCCGACGCGGCTATCATCATGACAGACCATTCTGACTATCGCGGGCTCGGGCCCCAGGCCTTTGCCGGTATGGCCGGAGCCGTCGTTGCGGATGGCCGGAGCCTTGTTGACCGGGCAGCGCTGGCCGCGGCGCAATTCACCGTAATTCCCGTCGGCGCACCGCAGTTGGACGCGAAATGA
- a CDS encoding sulfotransferase domain-containing protein, translating to MNDAPPQPSVTKQAIPAKLLVMIGGMRCGTRAMLRYLSQHPQLCPHEKAHDPHFFSSDENWKKGLSWYLSGWTKFDPQAHLYGLESSTHYTKYPLIKRVPERMRRSGLDFTFIYAMRDPIERIESHFVHNAGKGYVDPENPKARAKFLAQALAYSDYNMQLERFENAFPGKRLFIYALEDLQQRRAELLGRLSEFLQIDAFPFEEVPYVRTKLSENTQKIRLTEAEKEAAAHKLADGISALASRGVIDPGKWQTYSQYAPKRDANLLGTRPARPAVNRLGSRLAFLTVDTEAMRYRAKNRHVNKLIWGEHPKGRAGIREMAAIGKEFGARHVFFLDMCEEELFGESIADVARYLGDAGEDVQLHAHPEILPDAFWGASRLAV from the coding sequence ATGAATGACGCACCGCCCCAACCCAGCGTAACCAAACAGGCTATACCGGCCAAACTACTGGTCATGATTGGCGGCATGCGGTGTGGGACCCGGGCGATGCTGCGCTATCTGTCCCAGCACCCTCAGCTGTGCCCCCACGAGAAGGCGCACGACCCGCATTTCTTTTCGAGCGATGAGAACTGGAAGAAAGGGCTGAGCTGGTATCTCTCAGGATGGACGAAGTTCGATCCTCAAGCCCATCTATACGGACTGGAATCGTCCACCCACTATACCAAATACCCCCTTATCAAGCGGGTGCCTGAGCGGATGCGGCGCTCAGGCTTGGATTTCACCTTTATCTACGCCATGAGGGATCCGATCGAGCGGATCGAAAGTCACTTTGTCCACAATGCGGGCAAGGGATATGTCGATCCTGAAAACCCGAAGGCAAGAGCCAAGTTTCTTGCTCAGGCGCTAGCGTACTCTGATTACAACATGCAGCTTGAGCGCTTCGAGAACGCGTTTCCCGGAAAGCGGTTATTCATCTATGCGCTTGAGGATCTCCAACAAAGGCGCGCCGAGTTGCTGGGGCGCCTTTCAGAATTTCTGCAGATTGATGCCTTCCCGTTTGAGGAGGTGCCCTACGTCCGCACTAAGCTGTCAGAAAATACGCAGAAAATCCGTCTGACGGAGGCGGAGAAGGAAGCGGCCGCACATAAGCTGGCAGATGGCATTTCCGCCCTGGCGTCCAGGGGCGTTATTGATCCCGGAAAGTGGCAAACCTACTCGCAGTACGCGCCCAAGCGGGATGCAAATTTGCTTGGAACGCGCCCGGCTCGTCCGGCGGTAAACCGGCTGGGCTCGCGGCTGGCTTTCCTGACGGTAGATACCGAGGCCATGCGCTACAGGGCGAAAAACCGCCACGTCAACAAGCTGATCTGGGGGGAGCACCCAAAAGGGCGCGCCGGGATCAGGGAAATGGCGGCGATAGGCAAGGAGTTTGGCGCCCGGCACGTCTTCTTTCTCGATATGTGTGAAGAAGAGCTGTTCGGCGAGTCGATCGCTGATGTGGCCCGCTATCTTGGTGATGCGGGGGAGGACGTGCAGCTTCACGCTCACCCGGAGATTTTGCCCGATGCGTTTTGGGGCGCGTCACGACTTGCCGTCTGA
- a CDS encoding ABC transporter ATP-binding protein: MASKKPYIHLENVSLDLPVRHSGVWGKLSTAQALVGARITKGAGKASIAALDNISLHIRDGEQVAIIGRNGSGKTTLLRLLAGIYHASSGHMEVQGRVTCLFSSGLGLRNEATGWENIRFASMLYDVPLKDIPALAEEIADFSELGNYLDLPISAYSTGMRTRLGFSIVSSLKPEILLIDEVFGAGDPEFQKKARKRVEGMLKQSRIFVLASQNLGLIRKFCTKAIWLDRGVLRMSGKLKDVLAAKAELEGPTDTSLQIEDSLDE; this comes from the coding sequence ATGGCCAGCAAGAAGCCCTATATCCACCTCGAGAATGTCAGTCTTGACCTGCCCGTGCGTCATTCGGGCGTCTGGGGGAAGCTGTCGACAGCACAAGCGCTGGTCGGAGCGCGTATCACCAAAGGCGCCGGCAAGGCGAGCATCGCTGCGCTGGACAATATCAGCCTTCATATCCGCGATGGCGAGCAGGTCGCCATTATCGGGCGCAATGGCAGCGGCAAGACAACCCTGCTGCGCCTTCTGGCGGGCATATACCACGCCTCCTCTGGACATATGGAGGTTCAGGGGCGGGTGACGTGCCTGTTCTCGTCCGGGCTTGGATTGCGCAATGAAGCGACCGGCTGGGAGAATATACGCTTTGCCAGCATGCTGTACGATGTGCCCCTGAAGGACATTCCTGCGCTGGCCGAAGAGATCGCCGACTTCTCCGAGCTTGGCAATTATCTCGACCTGCCGATCAGCGCCTATTCCACCGGCATGAGGACGCGTCTGGGCTTTTCGATTGTCAGTTCGCTCAAGCCGGAGATCCTGTTGATCGACGAGGTGTTTGGGGCCGGCGACCCGGAGTTTCAGAAAAAGGCGCGAAAGCGCGTTGAAGGGATGCTCAAGCAGTCCCGTATCTTCGTGCTGGCCTCGCAGAATCTCGGCCTAATCCGCAAATTCTGCACCAAAGCGATCTGGCTGGATCGCGGTGTCCTGCGCATGAGTGGCAAGCTGAAGGACGTTCTGGCGGCCAAAGCGGAGCTGGAGGGGCCAACCGATACCAGCTTGCAGATCGAGGATAGTCTGGACGAGTAG
- a CDS encoding glycosyltransferase has translation MRSRRRFVRILRERRSEPVFHSLLSIEPQISAHLSIPELRQLAALARHNDPSALINQLLHAPSAQESLPLTVRAKLTRFNEFMMAAAGSFLELPASPATAPDSKGRAVVMAFHSGAPLVINGYAARSDEMIAAAEAAGWQPKPVLRLGYPQELNRFRSEPATGTELVNDREWRRLPDDRLGLLTRGLNDYVEAYARRLADVSHDTGASIIHAASNYVNGLAASYAARLAGKKSIYEVRGLWHVTKAAQGSRIDSDIFYQGADALEVEAVRRADAAICISGAVREYLAARGADTARISVIPNAVCTRHYAPRERNPALARKWGLDPDRITVAYFGSFAPYEGLETLVDALELASSGGANIQALFVGGGPAKDAIRQQIGRAGLAARVQLADHVPRSEIAQLYSIVDIAPVPRIDRPVTRLVPPIKLVEAMSSGVSPVVSALAPLTEIVEHERTGLVVPPGDANALATAITRLAGDTPLRLQLAAAARAEAEARFSREIVAAALNAVYAKVLEQ, from the coding sequence ATGCGCAGCCGGCGCCGCTTTGTGCGTATATTGAGAGAGCGCCGTAGCGAACCGGTCTTTCACAGCCTGCTCTCCATTGAACCACAGATTTCGGCGCACCTTTCCATCCCGGAGCTGCGTCAGCTTGCAGCTCTGGCCCGTCATAACGATCCCTCAGCGCTCATAAACCAGCTCCTGCATGCACCGTCCGCTCAAGAGAGCTTGCCGCTGACGGTGCGGGCAAAGCTCACCCGCTTCAACGAATTCATGATGGCCGCAGCAGGCAGCTTCCTTGAGCTGCCCGCCTCACCGGCAACTGCTCCGGATAGTAAGGGCCGCGCGGTTGTAATGGCATTTCACTCAGGCGCCCCGCTCGTCATCAATGGCTATGCCGCCCGCTCGGACGAGATGATCGCGGCTGCCGAGGCCGCGGGCTGGCAGCCAAAGCCGGTCTTGCGTCTGGGCTACCCACAGGAACTGAACCGCTTCAGGAGCGAACCGGCAACCGGCACCGAACTGGTGAATGACCGGGAATGGCGGCGCCTGCCGGACGACCGTCTGGGGCTGCTCACGCGCGGACTGAACGACTATGTCGAAGCCTATGCCCGCCGTCTCGCTGACGTGTCACACGACACCGGAGCCAGCATCATTCATGCGGCATCGAACTATGTGAACGGGCTTGCCGCCTCGTATGCGGCCAGGCTGGCTGGCAAGAAGAGCATCTACGAGGTGCGTGGCCTCTGGCATGTCACCAAGGCTGCACAAGGCAGCCGGATCGACAGCGACATCTTCTATCAGGGTGCTGATGCCCTGGAGGTGGAGGCCGTACGCCGGGCAGACGCAGCCATCTGCATAAGCGGGGCCGTACGGGAGTATCTCGCCGCAAGAGGAGCCGACACAGCGCGTATCAGTGTTATCCCGAACGCTGTGTGCACCCGCCATTATGCGCCGAGAGAACGGAACCCGGCACTTGCGCGCAAATGGGGTCTCGATCCGGACCGCATCACCGTCGCCTATTTCGGGAGTTTTGCGCCGTATGAAGGGCTTGAAACACTGGTGGACGCGCTGGAACTGGCCAGCAGCGGCGGCGCGAACATTCAGGCCCTTTTTGTCGGCGGCGGTCCGGCAAAGGATGCCATCCGCCAGCAGATCGGCCGCGCTGGCCTTGCTGCCCGCGTGCAGCTTGCAGACCATGTTCCGCGCAGCGAGATCGCGCAACTGTACAGTATCGTCGATATTGCTCCCGTCCCGCGCATTGACCGTCCCGTCACGCGGCTGGTCCCTCCAATAAAGCTTGTCGAGGCCATGTCGAGCGGCGTCAGCCCTGTTGTGTCGGCGCTTGCGCCCCTTACCGAGATAGTCGAGCACGAGCGCACGGGCCTTGTAGTCCCGCCCGGAGACGCCAATGCTCTGGCTACCGCCATCACCCGGCTGGCAGGAGACACGCCCCTGCGGTTACAACTGGCGGCTGCAGCACGCGCAGAAGCCGAGGCACGGTTCAGCCGCGAAATCGTGGCGGCAGCGCTAAACGCCGTCTATGCAAAGGTACTTGAGCAATGA
- a CDS encoding ABC transporter permease, whose protein sequence is MIRTPLQDLAGGLKRWQLGLALSWNDTVMPLRSSYLGLVWASLQIGLLVLVLYLLFRDLRGQDVVDYAIYLAAGVTVYQFISIGLVDGSTTFSKQAGLIKNVPHPISLYVFRLFYKQIILAFFAAPIILIAIAYTNQWPGVLEVLVACAGVVLVSVAFTGLALAVGTACVVVHDLVLALAAMTRLLFFMTPVFWVAETRGGFRGMISTYNPFTYFLNVVREPLRGNMPDMLDYLVVFTCLAVFWAVGVVLFSLIRPRISALV, encoded by the coding sequence ATGATCCGCACGCCGCTTCAGGACCTCGCAGGGGGGCTCAAGCGCTGGCAGCTTGGCCTGGCCTTGAGCTGGAACGATACGGTCATGCCACTGCGCAGCTCCTATCTGGGGCTGGTCTGGGCGAGCCTGCAAATCGGCCTGCTGGTGCTCGTATTGTATCTCCTCTTCCGTGATCTGCGTGGTCAGGACGTTGTAGATTACGCGATATATCTGGCTGCGGGCGTGACCGTTTACCAGTTCATCTCGATCGGGCTAGTTGATGGTTCGACGACGTTCTCCAAGCAGGCGGGGCTGATAAAGAACGTTCCCCATCCGATTTCGCTCTACGTTTTCCGGCTCTTTTACAAGCAGATCATACTGGCGTTCTTCGCGGCCCCGATCATCCTGATTGCCATCGCCTACACCAATCAGTGGCCGGGCGTGTTGGAAGTTCTGGTGGCGTGCGCTGGCGTTGTCCTGGTAAGCGTTGCATTTACGGGACTTGCCCTTGCTGTCGGAACAGCCTGCGTTGTGGTGCACGATCTGGTGCTGGCGCTTGCGGCGATGACACGGCTGTTGTTTTTCATGACTCCTGTTTTCTGGGTCGCTGAAACGCGTGGCGGGTTCCGGGGCATGATTTCGACCTACAACCCGTTCACCTATTTTCTGAACGTCGTGCGTGAGCCGTTGCGCGGTAATATGCCTGACATGCTGGATTATCTTGTGGTCTTTACTTGCCTGGCTGTGTTCTGGGCTGTTGGCGTGGTGCTGTTCAGCCTTATCCGCCCCCGAATTTCGGCGCTTGTCTAA